The genomic interval AAGCGGGACATGGAATGGCTGGTTTAGGAATTAATACTGATCATGGTTATGAATTAACATTAATTGATAGAGTAAAACATCATAAAACTACAGGATTATCTACTGTTGAAATTGCTTCTAAAAATGCAGAAAAATTGAATTCTGAATTCAAAAAATTCTTTGATAACAAAAGTTTAAAGTATAAAAGTTATGTGTTAAAAAATGATAATCAAGATAAAACAGATCGTTTAAAAAGGTTATTAGACAAACATGAAATCAACTATGAATACACAAATAAAGGAAAAGTAAAAGGTTATAATTATACAAGTTTAAAAGATGGTAGTCTAAATGTATCTTCAAATGATTTAGTAATACATTCAAGTCAACCAAAAGGAAAAATGGTAAAAGCTTTATTTGAACCAAAAGCAAAATTAGCTGATTCTTTAACTTATGATATTACAGCTTGGTCTTTACCATATGCGCATGGTTTTAATGCGATTGCTTCAAAAACTAAAGTAAGTTCATCAAAAAATACAGCTAACAATAAAGTTTATAATAATACTTCTCCTAATTCTTACGCTTATTTATCTAAATGGAATAGCTTGGAAGATGCTACTTTTTTAGCTCAACTATTAAAAGAAAATATTAGAGTTCGTTTTTCTGAAAAGCCTTTTTCTGTTGAAGGAAAATCGTATGATAGAGGTTCGTTAATTATTTTAAGGCATGATAATGTTAAACATAAAAAGTTTGACAAAAAATTGATTGCTATTACCAATAAATTAGAAAGAAAAATTATCGCTGTTAGCACTGGTTTTGTTAGCTCTGGAGTAGATTTTGGTTCTTATAGTGTAAATCCAATTAACAAACAAAAAGTAGCAGTTTTATCTGGTAAAGGAACTTCTTCTTTAGCTTTTGGAGAAATCTGGCATTTCTTTGAAACACAATTAGAATATCCACTAACAGTTTTAGATACTGATAATTTTGGTAGAGCTGACTTAAATAATTATGATGTTTTAATCATTCCAAATGGATATTATGGAAGTGTATTAAATAAAAATACATTAGAGAAAATAAAGAAATGGACAAGAAGTGGTGGTACTGTTATTGCCATGAGTAATGCTTTAAGAGCTTTTGCAGATAAAAAAGAGTTTACTTTAAAAACAAAAAAAGACGAGAAAAAAGACTCTTTAAAATCTAACTTAACCCCCTATGCAGATATAGAACGTAAAAGCACAGAAAATTTTATTACGGGCGCTATTTTTAAAAGTAAGGTAGATAAAACGCATCCCTTAGCTTTTGGATATTCTGACACTTATTTTTCTCTTAAGTTAGGAAGTAACTCATATAAATTTTTAAAAGATGTTGGTAATGTTGCCTATTTTACTAAAGATGTAGCAAACGCATCAGGTTTTGCTGGAAAAAAAGCTTTAAAAAACATTCCAGAATCCTTACTTTTTGGTGAAGAACGAATAGGTAATGGTAGTATTATTTATATGGTAGATAACCCATTGTTTAGGTCTTTTTGGGATAATGGAAAACTGTTTTTTGTAAATGCTATTTTCTTTAGAAACTCGCATAACATTACCAAAAATAACCAATAGATACTCCAATAGAAATGTTTAATTTTTTAAGATCATTAAATCCTTCAGTATTAATCAAATAACCTACCCCTGCAAAAGCATCGACTAAAAAACCTTTTTTAAAAACCCATTGATGTCCTATATCAGCGGCTATTGAAAAAACTGTACTTTCATGATTATTATTTTTTAAAGCTAAAACCCCAAAACTAGGGCCTGCATGCCAACCCATAAATGCTTCATCAGAATCAAAATAAAATCTCTGTTCAATTCCAGCCCCAAAACCATCAATATCATCAACCTTAGCATATAAGGCAGAAAATGAAGCTGTTTGATTATCACTTATTTTAAATTCAAAACCAATATTAGCAATTCCTAATGCAAGACCCAACGGATTAACTTTTATTGCATTTTTTTGTGCTATTATTGTCTTAAAACAAAATAATAATAAAAATATTAGAATAATTTTTTTCATTTTTTTTACTTATTAAAATTTTTAAACTGGTTCACCATACAAATCAAAATCACCAGCTTCGGTTATTTTAATATCAATAAATTCTCCAATTTTTATATAATGCTTTTTTGCATCAACAATAACATCGTTATCAACATCGGGTGAATCAAACTCAGTACGTCCATAAAAATATTCACCATCTTTTCTATCAAATAAACATCTAAACGTTTTTCCTACTTTTTGTTGATTCAATTCCCAAGAAATTTGAGATTGTATCTCCATAATCTCATTAACACGTTTAAACTTAACGTCTTCAGGAACATCATCTTCTAGAACATAAGCTCCTGTATTTTCTTCATGAGAATATTCAAAAGCGCCTAATCTATCAAATCGCATCTCTTCTACCCAATCTTTCAATTCTTGAAACATCTCTTCTGTCTCTCCTGGATAACCAACAATTAATGTAGTTCTAATTGCCATTTCAGGTACAATATCTCTAAACTTATGAATCAACGCAGTCGTTTTTTCATGAGTTGTACCTCGTTTCATCGATTTTAACAACTCTGAATTAATGTGTTGTAGTGGAATATCTAAGTAATTACAAACCTTAGGTTCGTTTTTCATCACTTCTAAAACATCCATTGGAAAACCTGTTGGAAATGCATAATGCATTCTAATCCATTCAATTCCTTCTATTTTAGTTAAAGCTAATAATAAATCAGCTAAAGCACGTTTTTTATAAATATCTAAGCCATAATAGGTTAAATCTTGTGCAATTAACATCACTTCTTTAATCCCTTTCTCAGCTAATTTTGTCGCTTCAATTACAATTTCTTCAATGGGTGTTGATCTATGTTTTCCTCTCATTAAAGGAATTGCACAAAAAGAACAAGGTCTATCGCAACCTTCTGCAATTTTTAAATAGGCATAATGTTTTGGCGTAGTTGTTAAACGTTCTCCAATTAATTCGTGCTTATAATCAGCTTCTAAAACCTTAAGAAGATTAGGTAAATCATGTGTACCAAAATACTGATCTACATTAGTAATCTCTTTTTCCAAATCTGGCTTATAACGTTCGCTTAAACATCCTGTTACAAAAACCTTATCTATTTCTCCAGCTTCTTTACGTTGTGCATAATGCAAAATAGTATCTACAGATTCTTCTTTTGCTTTACCTATAAATCCACAGGTATTTATAACTACAATATTTCCATCATCATTTTCATCCTCATGTACAACGTTTTTTCCATTGGCTTTTAGTTGTCCCATTAACACTTCACTATCATAAACGTTTTTTGAACACCCTAAAGTAACAACGTTGATTTTATTTTGTTTGATGGTTTTTGTACGCATTGAATTTTATTTAAATGGATGCAAAAATAAGGGTTTTATACTGATATCTATGAGTTTTATGTAAAGACTCAAGATTTAGTTGTTTTCTTAGCTTATTTTTTAATTCAG from Lutibacter sp. Hel_I_33_5 carries:
- a CDS encoding M14 family metallopeptidase, whose protein sequence is MKTRLLLLALLCSSFIFSQNIKSPKEYLGYKLGERFTRHHKVVDYFKYVSKQLSNVTLEKYGETNEHRPLYVSYISSQENIDNIDKIRLANLTQVGIKSAGVAINNKAIVWLSYNVHGNEASSSEASMQTLYELVTSKKSYLENTIVIIDPCINPDGRDRYVNWFNQVSSSPYNPNQEAKEHQEPWPGGRANHYLFDLNRDWAWATQVESQQRLKIYNKWMPHIHVDFHEQFINNPYYFAPAAEPFHEVISDWQRDFQVQIGKNHAKYFDKNNWLYFTKESFDLLYPSYGDTYPTFMGAIGMTYEQAGHGMAGLGINTDHGYELTLIDRVKHHKTTGLSTVEIASKNAEKLNSEFKKFFDNKSLKYKSYVLKNDNQDKTDRLKRLLDKHEINYEYTNKGKVKGYNYTSLKDGSLNVSSNDLVIHSSQPKGKMVKALFEPKAKLADSLTYDITAWSLPYAHGFNAIASKTKVSSSKNTANNKVYNNTSPNSYAYLSKWNSLEDATFLAQLLKENIRVRFSEKPFSVEGKSYDRGSLIILRHDNVKHKKFDKKLIAITNKLERKIIAVSTGFVSSGVDFGSYSVNPINKQKVAVLSGKGTSSLAFGEIWHFFETQLEYPLTVLDTDNFGRADLNNYDVLIIPNGYYGSVLNKNTLEKIKKWTRSGGTVIAMSNALRAFADKKEFTLKTKKDEKKDSLKSNLTPYADIERKSTENFITGAIFKSKVDKTHPLAFGYSDTYFSLKLGSNSYKFLKDVGNVAYFTKDVANASGFAGKKALKNIPESLLFGEERIGNGSIIYMVDNPLFRSFWDNGKLFFVNAIFFRNSHNITKNNQ
- a CDS encoding DUF3575 domain-containing protein, with translation MKKIILIFLLLFCFKTIIAQKNAIKVNPLGLALGIANIGFEFKISDNQTASFSALYAKVDDIDGFGAGIEQRFYFDSDEAFMGWHAGPSFGVLALKNNNHESTVFSIAADIGHQWVFKKGFLVDAFAGVGYLINTEGFNDLKKLNISIGVSIGYFW
- the rimO gene encoding 30S ribosomal protein S12 methylthiotransferase RimO, yielding MRTKTIKQNKINVVTLGCSKNVYDSEVLMGQLKANGKNVVHEDENDDGNIVVINTCGFIGKAKEESVDTILHYAQRKEAGEIDKVFVTGCLSERYKPDLEKEITNVDQYFGTHDLPNLLKVLEADYKHELIGERLTTTPKHYAYLKIAEGCDRPCSFCAIPLMRGKHRSTPIEEIVIEATKLAEKGIKEVMLIAQDLTYYGLDIYKKRALADLLLALTKIEGIEWIRMHYAFPTGFPMDVLEVMKNEPKVCNYLDIPLQHINSELLKSMKRGTTHEKTTALIHKFRDIVPEMAIRTTLIVGYPGETEEMFQELKDWVEEMRFDRLGAFEYSHEENTGAYVLEDDVPEDVKFKRVNEIMEIQSQISWELNQQKVGKTFRCLFDRKDGEYFYGRTEFDSPDVDNDVIVDAKKHYIKIGEFIDIKITEAGDFDLYGEPV